From Sodalis glossinidius str. 'morsitans', the proteins below share one genomic window:
- a CDS encoding phage N-6-adenine-methyltransferase, giving the protein MIVSQTPKACKDRWQTPVEIFRALDAEFRFCLDAAANHDNTLCRCYLTEEDDALSCDWYTRGAIFCNPPYSNITPWVRKAAEQCVVQQQTIVMLLPSDTSTGWFRLGLESVDEVRVITGGRLSFISAATGVCGKNGNSKGSLLFIWRPFFKNRCQFTTVDKSDLIRIGTEVVRKVAA; this is encoded by the coding sequence ATGATAGTCAGCCAAACGCCAAAAGCGTGTAAGGACAGATGGCAAACGCCGGTCGAGATATTCCGTGCGCTGGATGCAGAGTTCAGGTTCTGCCTTGATGCTGCCGCCAACCACGACAACACCCTGTGTCGCTGCTATCTGACCGAAGAGGATGATGCCCTGAGTTGCGACTGGTACACCCGGGGGGCGATTTTCTGCAACCCGCCCTACAGCAACATCACGCCGTGGGTCAGGAAGGCCGCCGAGCAGTGCGTGGTACAGCAGCAGACGATTGTGATGCTGCTTCCCTCCGATACCTCAACGGGGTGGTTCAGGCTGGGGTTGGAAAGTGTGGACGAGGTACGCGTTATCACTGGGGGCAGGTTGTCGTTCATCAGCGCTGCAACCGGGGTGTGCGGCAAGAACGGCAATAGCAAGGGGAGCCTGTTGTTTATCTGGAGGCCGTTCTTCAAAAATCGTTGTCAGTTCACCACGGTAGACAAAAGCGATCTTATTCGCATCGGGACTGAAGTGGTACGCAAAGTTGCAGCGTGA
- a CDS encoding portal protein, translated as MDELAVKLITRADTLKSHRQRHESVWRECYDYTYPLRGAGFSADVLDAQSAKSKVAKLLDGTATDSARMLASALMSGMTPANAQWLNLDSESLPDDAKAWLSGCATLVWENIHAANFDAEGYEANLDVVCAGWFVLYIDENREEGGYMFQQWPLSQCYVASTRKDGIVDTIYRCYQMTAEQAIAEFGEAGVSEKIRRAAKDKPDDKFDFLHAIFPRKNYVVNARLAKHLRFASFHVERQGKRIVRESGYHEFPVCVPRWMKISGGAYGIGPVYDALPDCKELNETKRMEKAAQDLAISGMWIAEDDGVINPYSVKVGPRRIIVASSVNSMKPLLTGADFHVAFTAEDRLQASIRKIMMADQLQPQDGPAMTATEVHVRVALIRQLLGPVYGRFQAEYLQPLVERCFGIAFRAGVFPAPPDSMQTAHFNVRYISPLARAQKLEDVTAIERLGANVAQLSQVSPEVVDLVDTDEAMRVVADALGVPAKVIRSAADVTSLRDQRAKAQQQQAQQQLMMQAGQEAASAAGQAAGSAMGQRLAGGQ; from the coding sequence ATGGATGAACTTGCCGTCAAGCTGATTACGCGTGCTGATACGCTAAAATCCCACCGCCAGCGGCATGAAAGCGTCTGGCGCGAGTGCTACGACTACACCTATCCGTTGCGTGGCGCCGGCTTTTCGGCTGACGTGCTGGACGCACAGAGCGCCAAGTCGAAGGTGGCGAAGCTGCTGGACGGCACCGCCACCGACAGCGCCCGCATGCTGGCCTCGGCGCTTATGTCTGGCATGACGCCGGCGAATGCGCAATGGCTAAACCTTGATAGCGAATCGTTGCCGGATGACGCTAAAGCGTGGCTATCAGGCTGCGCGACTCTGGTTTGGGAAAATATTCACGCAGCCAATTTTGACGCGGAAGGCTATGAGGCGAATCTTGACGTCGTGTGCGCGGGCTGGTTCGTGCTGTACATCGACGAGAACCGGGAGGAGGGCGGCTATATGTTCCAGCAGTGGCCGCTATCGCAATGCTACGTTGCGTCAACCCGCAAAGACGGCATTGTCGATACGATTTATCGCTGCTATCAGATGACCGCCGAGCAGGCCATCGCTGAGTTCGGAGAGGCGGGCGTCAGCGAGAAAATACGCCGTGCTGCCAAGGATAAGCCGGATGACAAGTTTGATTTCCTGCACGCCATTTTCCCGCGTAAGAATTATGTAGTAAACGCCCGTTTGGCTAAGCATTTGCGCTTTGCCTCTTTTCACGTGGAGAGGCAAGGAAAGCGCATAGTGCGAGAATCGGGTTACCACGAATTCCCCGTTTGCGTACCGCGCTGGATGAAAATCTCTGGCGGCGCGTACGGCATTGGCCCGGTATATGACGCGTTGCCAGACTGCAAGGAGCTGAACGAAACCAAACGCATGGAGAAGGCCGCGCAGGATTTGGCCATTTCGGGCATGTGGATTGCCGAGGATGACGGTGTCATCAATCCGTACTCCGTCAAGGTCGGCCCGCGCCGCATCATTGTGGCGAGCAGCGTGAACAGTATGAAGCCCTTGCTCACGGGGGCTGATTTTCATGTCGCGTTTACCGCAGAAGACCGCCTGCAGGCCAGCATTCGCAAAATCATGATGGCCGACCAGTTGCAGCCACAGGATGGCCCGGCGATGACCGCGACCGAAGTCCATGTCCGCGTGGCCCTGATCCGCCAACTGCTGGGGCCGGTCTACGGACGGTTTCAGGCTGAATACCTGCAACCGCTGGTTGAGCGCTGTTTCGGTATTGCCTTCCGCGCTGGCGTCTTCCCTGCTCCCCCGGACAGCATGCAAACCGCGCATTTTAATGTGCGCTATATCTCGCCGCTGGCCCGCGCACAGAAGCTGGAGGACGTGACTGCGATTGAGCGTCTTGGCGCGAACGTGGCGCAGCTCTCCCAGGTTAGCCCGGAGGTCGTAGACTTGGTGGACACCGATGAGGCCATGCGCGTGGTGGCCGATGCGCTGGGTGTACCGGCTAAGGTGATCCGCTCGGCGGCGGATGTCACCAGCCTACGCGACCAGCGCGCCAAGGCTCAGCAGCAGCAAGCGCAACAGCAGCTGATGATGCAGGCCGGGCAGGAGGCAGCCAGCGCCGCCGGTCAGGCCGCGGGGAGCGCAATGGGCCAAAGATTGGCGGGGGGACAATGA
- a CDS encoding phage capsid protein, whose translation MAFDANKNMITAAFVQQFHDSFEIASQQKDSRLQAAVTDRGHITGASFTINDMGTIEMTQITTRFGDTVWDVPEAGTRNALMADYGVFVPVEKRDLRKLIADPQGPYLQLTLAAANRKKDDIIYRALLDTVLRKTSDTGAYAPVALPTTQKIVAGKTGMTKAKLIAAKAMFRRNECDEQNGEELYITYNADMLTQILSDTTLTSADFMAVKMLQEGAVSGNWLGFKWLAYEKLDEAKAGEPTVTTKTAAAWCKSAVHLGTGAQYNVDIGPRRDKNNTIQISVDASYGAGRANEKKVVAIEFVA comes from the coding sequence ATGGCTTTTGATGCCAACAAGAACATGATCACCGCTGCGTTTGTGCAGCAGTTCCATGATTCGTTTGAAATTGCCTCGCAGCAAAAAGACTCTCGCCTGCAGGCCGCCGTCACCGACCGAGGCCATATTACCGGGGCATCGTTCACCATCAACGATATGGGGACTATCGAGATGACCCAAATCACCACGCGGTTCGGTGATACGGTCTGGGATGTCCCTGAAGCGGGAACGCGTAACGCCTTGATGGCGGACTACGGGGTCTTCGTGCCGGTGGAGAAGCGTGACCTGCGCAAACTGATTGCTGATCCGCAGGGGCCCTATTTACAGCTGACCCTGGCTGCCGCTAACCGCAAAAAGGACGACATTATTTATCGGGCGTTGCTCGATACCGTTTTGCGCAAAACATCGGATACCGGTGCTTATGCGCCCGTCGCCCTGCCGACAACGCAAAAGATTGTCGCAGGCAAAACCGGCATGACCAAGGCCAAGCTGATTGCCGCCAAGGCGATGTTTCGCCGTAACGAGTGCGATGAACAGAACGGTGAGGAGTTGTATATCACTTACAACGCCGACATGTTGACGCAGATCCTCAGCGATACCACGTTGACCAGCGCCGACTTTATGGCGGTGAAGATGCTCCAGGAGGGCGCGGTGTCCGGTAACTGGCTGGGCTTTAAGTGGCTGGCGTACGAAAAGTTGGATGAAGCGAAAGCAGGCGAGCCTACCGTCACCACCAAAACCGCCGCCGCCTGGTGTAAATCCGCGGTGCATTTGGGGACGGGCGCACAGTACAACGTTGATATCGGCCCGCGTCGCGATAAAAATAATACCATTCAGATTTCTGTCGATGCGTCTTATGGTGCCGGTCGGGCGAACGAAAAAAAAGTCGTCGCCATCGAGTTTGTCGCGTAA
- a CDS encoding transcriptional regulator: MNKQLQIKILAIMSQSELGRRLGKRPQTISGWFKKRVPAEEVLPACNALNWKITPHELRPDKYPNPTDGLPPKHKNTQHGGENLTYAVQP, from the coding sequence ATGAATAAGCAACTACAAATTAAGATACTAGCAATAATGTCTCAGTCTGAGCTGGGACGACGGCTGGGAAAGAGGCCTCAAACTATTAGCGGATGGTTTAAAAAGCGTGTGCCTGCGGAAGAGGTTTTGCCCGCATGTAACGCATTGAACTGGAAAATTACACCTCATGAATTAAGGCCAGACAAATATCCCAATCCCACTGATGGCTTACCACCTAAACATAAAAATACCCAACACGGAGGCGAAAATCTGACTTATGCAGTTCAACCATGA
- a CDS encoding GNAT family N-acetyltransferase: MIRTATRNDIPALIALGASMYQESRYAENSPFDALKCADLADHLISADAGCVLVAEHNGQIIGWLAGGIGEQWFSRQLMAFEYGVFISPHHRGGSAGARLVKSFMAWAKEHGAAVINMGITTGVHEERTGELYSRLGLSRTGLLYSMEV, translated from the coding sequence ATGATCCGAACGGCAACACGAAACGATATCCCGGCGTTAATTGCGCTGGGGGCCAGCATGTACCAGGAATCACGCTACGCGGAAAACTCGCCGTTTGACGCGCTAAAATGCGCTGATTTGGCCGATCACCTTATCAGCGCCGATGCCGGTTGCGTTCTGGTGGCAGAGCACAACGGGCAGATCATCGGCTGGCTGGCCGGTGGCATTGGGGAGCAATGGTTTTCGCGCCAGTTGATGGCGTTTGAGTACGGCGTCTTCATTTCCCCTCACCATCGTGGCGGGTCGGCCGGTGCACGGTTGGTCAAATCCTTTATGGCCTGGGCGAAAGAGCACGGCGCCGCGGTGATCAATATGGGCATTACCACGGGGGTGCACGAGGAACGCACCGGCGAATTATATTCACGGCTTGGCTTGTCACGCACCGGGCTGCTTTATTCGATGGAGGTGTGA
- a CDS encoding replication protein P — translation MADVKTFVPPSLNDRQLLAVRLFNEVFKALRQIFPAPMANIKTADDLDMLRRQWVMAFAENGINHMGQIEAGLAMARKTASPFLPSPGQFIEWCQQGNSQHAGLPTAEQLYSEFLTYCKRRGDYECAEDYPWKSAALYWLVTDLFDAMRRYRLTDEEVRKKSEPLLSKMENRLGRGDVIPAPVKRIAPPRHPSGPTPAELLYAKCQQRKEAGLI, via the coding sequence ATGGCTGATGTAAAAACATTCGTGCCGCCGTCGTTGAACGACCGGCAGTTGCTGGCGGTACGCCTGTTCAACGAGGTTTTTAAAGCGCTGCGCCAGATTTTCCCAGCGCCAATGGCAAACATCAAGACCGCCGACGATTTGGACATGCTGCGCCGACAGTGGGTTATGGCCTTTGCCGAGAACGGGATAAACCACATGGGGCAGATTGAGGCCGGGCTTGCGATGGCACGAAAAACGGCCTCGCCGTTCCTGCCGTCGCCGGGCCAGTTCATCGAGTGGTGCCAGCAGGGTAACTCACAACACGCCGGGCTACCCACGGCAGAGCAGCTCTACAGCGAGTTTCTGACCTACTGCAAGCGCCGTGGTGACTACGAGTGTGCTGAGGATTATCCCTGGAAGTCCGCCGCTCTGTACTGGCTGGTAACGGACCTTTTCGACGCCATGCGGCGATACCGCCTGACGGACGAAGAAGTTAGGAAAAAATCGGAACCATTGTTGTCAAAAATGGAAAATCGGTTAGGCCGTGGTGATGTCATTCCGGCACCTGTTAAACGCATTGCGCCGCCGAGGCATCCATCAGGCCCCACGCCAGCCGAATTGCTGTATGCCAAATGCCAGCAGCGCAAGGAGGCTGGGCTGATATGA
- a CDS encoding RusA family crossover junction endodeoxyribonuclease: protein MNLTLPFPPSVNGYWRAPNRGKLAGRHLVSERGRKYRAEAVAEILEQLRGMPQPVTGDLAVSVTLCPPSRAKRDLDNYFKALFDSVTNAGIWIDDSQIKKLEAEWGPVTKGGRVYLSIVETP from the coding sequence GTGAATTTGACCCTTCCGTTTCCACCGAGCGTTAATGGCTACTGGCGAGCACCGAACCGGGGAAAACTTGCAGGTCGGCATCTTGTCAGTGAGCGGGGCAGAAAGTATCGGGCTGAGGCGGTTGCGGAAATTCTTGAGCAGCTTCGCGGTATGCCTCAGCCTGTAACGGGAGATTTAGCCGTATCGGTAACACTCTGCCCACCGAGCAGAGCAAAGCGGGATCTTGATAATTATTTTAAGGCATTGTTTGATTCAGTGACCAATGCAGGGATCTGGATTGACGACAGTCAGATCAAAAAGCTTGAAGCCGAGTGGGGGCCAGTGACGAAGGGTGGTAGAGTGTACCTTTCTATTGTTGAAACGCCATGA
- a CDS encoding toxin YdaT family protein → MQFNHEALCIELRRWAIATKRETVAAEISRFYFELGGGDLPLYPLEAPGATHNNMQNIFRWLDSDSRKAREKIEALKPAILKALEYRRSGSVSYRVARANKEFAKAVSAALLDSPSIEKEISEAISALHALQKRPVYGNYCRA, encoded by the coding sequence ATGCAGTTCAACCATGAAGCACTTTGCATTGAGCTACGCCGCTGGGCCATTGCCACTAAACGCGAAACTGTCGCAGCGGAGATCAGCCGATTCTACTTTGAGTTAGGTGGGGGAGATTTGCCTTTGTACCCACTGGAGGCCCCCGGCGCGACGCACAACAACATGCAGAACATCTTTCGCTGGCTGGACAGCGATAGCCGCAAGGCGAGGGAGAAGATTGAAGCACTCAAGCCCGCGATCCTGAAGGCATTAGAGTATCGGCGCTCGGGTTCAGTGTCCTATCGCGTTGCGCGGGCGAATAAAGAGTTTGCCAAGGCCGTCAGCGCCGCATTGCTCGATTCTCCGTCTATTGAAAAGGAAATAAGTGAAGCTATAAGTGCACTGCATGCGCTCCAAAAAAGGCCGGTTTACGGCAATTACTGCCGGGCGTAG
- a CDS encoding helix-turn-helix domain-containing protein, with protein sequence MGIFEVDMIFAKRLQQLLDELNINQSELGRRLNVKPQSVQGWLKGVIPRMDKLEKLAKLADRPVYWFFMPYGEEDNHKQVINVINQPKLTGNKQKILELLDDLPTSDTEQIIRDMEQKRDFYRRKLEELLRERNKPA encoded by the coding sequence ATGGGTATATTTGAGGTAGATATGATTTTTGCCAAACGTCTCCAGCAGTTGCTGGATGAACTGAATATCAACCAATCCGAGCTTGGTCGCAGGCTTAATGTAAAACCGCAGTCAGTTCAGGGTTGGTTAAAGGGGGTTATCCCTCGTATGGACAAGCTCGAGAAGCTAGCAAAATTAGCCGATCGCCCTGTATATTGGTTCTTTATGCCATATGGAGAAGAAGATAATCATAAGCAAGTTATCAATGTAATCAATCAACCTAAGTTAACAGGTAATAAACAGAAAATTTTAGAACTGCTAGATGATCTTCCGACAAGTGATACAGAGCAAATCATCAGAGACATGGAGCAAAAAAGAGATTTCTATCGCCGCAAACTTGAAGAATTACTACGGGAACGAAACAAACCTGCATGA